The following coding sequences are from one Venturia canescens isolate UGA unplaced genomic scaffold, ASM1945775v1 PGA_scaffold_20__1_contigs__length_546779, whole genome shotgun sequence window:
- the LOC122418642 gene encoding activating signal cointegrator 1 complex subunit 2 homolog produces MDLSMNRTQCRIQEIQQQQRELQNELVGLQHMCPPIPRTQTVHQSLPQERWAQQPPQHQQWQQQQQHYQVHRMPQEYSQERLIPQQLPPNNNAAWIRQQAVPQVPLPMEDRVPYRPSVSYQPISRCSCPSPTAYQDLWASYQQLEQKADELRTEKGRILGKLSAERKHGAAMKKKGYGDAANREII; encoded by the exons ATGGATTTATCAATGAACAGAACGCAATGTCGGATCCAGGAGATTCAGCAACAACAGCGAGAGTTGCAAAATGAACTCGTGGGGCTCCAACATATGTGCCCGCCAATACCCCGGACGCAAACGGTGCACCAGTCGTTGCCGCAAGAACGGTGGGCACAACAGCCTCCGCAGCACCAGCAGtggcaacaacagcagcagcattATCAGGTGCACCGAATGCCGCAGGAGTATAGCCAGGAGCGGTTAATCCCCCAGCAACTCCCGCCGAACAACAACGCTGCCTGGATTCGGCAGCAAGCCGTACCACAGGTACCATTACCGATGGAGGACAGGGTGCCTTACCGGCCGAGTGTCAGCTACCAACCGATCTCAAG GTGTTCCTGTCCTTCGCCAACGGCGTATCAAGACTTATGGGC ATCGTATCAACAACTGGAGCAGAAGGCAGACGAACTGCGCACGGAGAAGGGGAGGATATTGGGA AAACTGTCCGCTGAGCGGAAACACGGAGcggctatgaaaaaaaaaggttacGGCGATGCAGCGAATCGTGAAATAATTTAA